In Candidatus Poribacteria bacterium, the DNA window TCCTGAAAAGCGGTAAACATAAGCGTCATTCGCGGGTTTTCCTGAACATGTGCGGCGGTCTCATTCCCACTCCCCGTTACATTTAACCAAGCGACGCGGTTTGGACCCAAAACACGCAACGAATCCATACCTTTCGGGGACAGATTGATTCTGCTATCGGCTGTCGCGGTTGCAACAAAGAAGATTTTTTGTTCACTGATAAATTGCTGCAGTTTTTGAGGGATTTCAGTATATAATTTTGACATCGTGTTAAGCCCCAGTTGTTTTGAAGGCGACCAAGGTAAGATACGATCCACCCAGCCGCCGATTTAAAAAATTAATGCGTTTTGATAGCACCCCACGTGAGCGCGAGTTTCCCTGCGGGTTCAACATCAAAGGCGATTTGGTAGTTCTCCATGACCTCTTTTTTGTCCAACGCGCGATGGTAGACAGCAACATCGTCAATCAGACCATCAAAATAGAAGGGTTTGATAAAGGCGTTCCGGTCGTGTCCGACTGCGACAACCACATGGCTGCGCGTGTCGCGACTGTTTATCTTTCCATCCGCCTCGGCATCAAGTTCACCGTTAAGGTAGAGGAACTTTTTTTCGTCCTCGCCGGCAGCAACAAACGTGACGTGTGTCCATTCGTCCGCTTCGACAGCGGTCTGTGTTTTGAAGACCCCGAACCCGTCGCCACCTCTTTGGGTTTGTATCGTGCCATCCGCTAAAAGTTCGAGCCATGAATCACCACCGCCCTGTGGATCATCGTCCCAGATGATAACTTTAGGACCCTCGGGGAGGGCTGTGGGTTTAATCCACATTGCGTAGGTAAGATCCTGCCCTGTGGTGGCAGCACCCATGACGACATAATCCTCTTTGCCGTTGAAACTGAGCGCGTCTCCGACAATGCCTTCTACAATTTTGGGAGCTCCTTTAATCTCTCCATCGTTTTCGCCGAGAGCATCTTTCGCTACTTTCGCGTCGGTATCGGCTTTATCAAAGGTCCAGTGCCCTCCTAATCCATCTTCAATGGATTGTGCGTGTGTCATCTCTGTGTTGATCGCTGCGAGACTCATAACTGCTACGCAAGCGAGTGCAAGGAATAGACTTAATTTTCATTGGTTCACCTCCTGGGTATTGTAATCCCATGGTGTGCAATGCGTTCTTCCGGTAGACGTAAAGTGCTTACCATCCTTATTTGACCCTGATGTATATTATATATCGTTTTGCGGGAATATGCAAGGGAAAGTCAAGCATAGCACTTCGGAATCAACGGTATGAATGCCGTATGGCATTCCCCGGGCGTGCGGGGTTTGAACACCATTTCGCTATAGACATGGAGCAGGGAGCAGGTTTGGAACAAACGACCGGAGAGGCGATGATTCTGAAGTTGTTTTTTGCTACTCTTTGAGAACTGCCCAAGTAGTTGTTAATTTGTCTGCGGGTTCAAC includes these proteins:
- a CDS encoding LamG domain-containing protein, whose protein sequence is MSLAAINTEMTHAQSIEDGLGGHWTFDKADTDAKVAKDALGENDGEIKGAPKIVEGIVGDALSFNGKEDYVVMGAATTGQDLTYAMWIKPTALPEGPKVIIWDDDPQGGGDSWLELLADGTIQTQRGGDGFGVFKTQTAVEADEWTHVTFVAAGEDEKKFLYLNGELDAEADGKINSRDTRSHVVVAVGHDRNAFIKPFYFDGLIDDVAVYHRALDKKEVMENYQIAFDVEPAGKLALTWGAIKTH